The following proteins are encoded in a genomic region of Hydra vulgaris chromosome 05, alternate assembly HydraT2T_AEP:
- the LOC136080693 gene encoding uncharacterized protein LOC136080693, with amino-acid sequence MMAEKHQQKLLRVCRICGNLTGKDSIKTISRRDRIYNIFKINIAEDCLDVHPAQMCLKCNATMVNYENRGNKTFNVIPKIWLKCQANECNCVFGKAGRKPKPNVGRPGAFKRWTQINLNLFLKSLPLPLNQDQYSELNLELNPHLTCICKVCEKIMHQPVMIKDCQHSFCSRCIALLIKGKLENEAKCPICSTCIMVNNLCSSVHVSEMIKHSYIACKFCEKKILFKDKYECHDCQNDHLKREHSTIIDDFYKVNKSSDISRNIEAAVVQVIKHKLEHSKTTTIEFPSGGPRPLCLTVTPKAYKESASCSTSTLKKRNRLLMEEVSHQIGISKDSQVMQTAVMLKSFDYNQKRKILENANVGVVEFSAEELVAFKADVGIPWNKLKTMSRWLNSRNVQTASNSKQRVVANTWAGNDLIVLDENFTFQNENNKSTLEIKHAPWAYIENLPSNIENRLNVLQSFRLIKQNGIKCDEIHIKIGGDYGGGSFKMSYQIVNQDQPNSKSNSIVFSTFEAKDYRTNLIVGLSRYTLQVDEIQNMIWQNCNVRVFMFGDYDFLCSVYGVTGAIGRHCCLFCDITKKDVQLAPLCREHVVSQRSLNSLNNDFHRFQSNGGNLKNAKLFNNVINETLFNIPLDQVAVPALHISLGTYLKFFNMFEDECHLIDIKLAGELALKNNIIGKADFDKYVNMHVQSNFVKCVIEDCDNKIALLQDTISLKVICEPDKTEEIRNIYTPRIVYYDLIKNDKIKELSSLNEANVLDKTSGPCIQQLDEVLKANKVERQAYHGKCFVGNHVHIMLKPQPLLDLCNSIPKLISTLGFIGTDIHLLSVKVSQNFRQLFHYYSKCHKLMNSSQSFQENDIQELDLAIRTLMEYYRLTWPSASVTPKMHLLESHVIQFIQKWGLGIGVYGEQGGESLHAEFNNLNRLFWHMKGCSRLKSTLKEHYLKPSES; translated from the exons ATGATGGCtgaaaaacatcaacaaaaattaCTGAGAGTATGCAGAATTTGTGGAAATTTGACTGGAAAAGACTCTATAAAAACCATCAGTAGGCGTGatagaatttataatatttttaaaataaatattgctgaaGATTGTTTAGATGTTCATCCAGCACAAATGTGTTTGAAATGCAATGCAACTATGGTGAATTATGAAAACCGAggtaataaaactttcaatgttataccaaaaatttggttaaaatgTCAAGCAAATGAGTGTAATTGTGTATTTGGTAAAGCTGGTCGAAAACCAAAGCCAAATGTAGGAAGACCAGGAGCATTTAAAAGATGGACGCAAATAAACCTTAATCTGTTTCTAAAATCCTTACCCTTACCTTTGAACCAAGATCAGTATTCTGAATTAAATCTTGAGCTTAATCCTCATTTAAcatgtatttgtaaagtttgtgaaaaaataatgcATCAACCAGTTATGATTAAAGATTGTCAGCATTCTTTTTGTAGCCGATGCATTGCATTGCTTATTAAAGGTAAACTAGAAAATGAAGCAAAATGTCCTATATGTTCAACCTGTATCATGGTTAATAACCTTTGCAGTTCTGTGCATGTATCAGAAATGATAAAACATTCATATATAGCATgcaaattttgtgaaaaaaaaattctttttaaagacAAATATGAATGTCATGATTGCCAAAACGATCATTTAAAGAGAGAGCATAGTACAATCATTGATGATTTCTATAAAGTCAATAAATCAAGTGATATCTCTCGAAATATTGAAGCTGCAGTCGTGCAGGTCATTAAGCACAAACTTGAGCATTCGAAAACAACTACAATAGAATTTCCATCTGGTGGGCCAAGA cctCTTTGCTTAACTGTAACACCTAAAGCTTACAAGGAAAGTGCATCATGCAGTACAAGTAcgcttaaaaaaagaaacagactTCTAATGGAGGAGGTTAGTCATCAGATTGGAATTTCTAAAGATTCACAAGTAATGCAAACTGCAGTTATGCTAAAATCATTTGATTATAAtcaaaagagaaaaattttggaaaatgcTAACGTTGGAGTTGTTGAATTTTCTGCAGAAGAATTGGTTGCCTTTAAAGCTGATGTGGGGATACCATggaataaactaaaaacaatgtctag ATGGTTGAATTCAAGAAATGTCCAGACTGCTTCTAACAGTAAACAAAGAGTTGTTGCAAATACCTGGGCAGGTAATGATCTTATTGTGTTGGATgagaattttacatttcaaaatgaaaataataagtcTACTCTTGAAATCAAACATGCTCCCTGGGCATACATAGAAAATCTACCTTCAAATATTGAAAACCGGCTAAATGTTCTTCAAAg tttcaggttaataaaacaaaatggaatAAAGTGTGATGAAATCCACATAAAAATTGGTGGAGATTATGGAGGTGGTTCATTTAAAATGAGTTATCAAATAGTTAACCAAGATCAACCAAACTCAAAATCAAATAGTATTGTGTTCAGCACATTTGAAGCCAAAGACTATCGAACTAACCTTATAGTAGGACTGTCTCGTTACACATTGCAAGTTGATGAGATACAAAACATGATATGGCA aaattGCAATGTTCGTGTCTTTATGTTTGGTGATTATGATTTTCTTTGCAGCGTATATGGAGTTACAGGAGCTATTG GTCGGCATTGCTGTCTTTTTTGTGACATCACCAAAAAAGATGTCCAACTAGCTCCATTATGTAGAGAGCATGTTGTTTCACAAAGGTCTTTAAACTCCTTAAACAATGACTTTCATCGTTTTCAAAGTAATGGAGGAAATTTGAAAAATGCTAAATTATTCAACAATGTGattaatgaaactttatttaatattccTCTAGACCAG GTTGCTGTACCTGCTTTACATATATCTTTGGGTacctatttaaagtttttcaacatgTTTGAAGACGAATGCCACTTAATAGATATAAAGCTTGCTGGAGAACTTGCTTtaaagaataatataattgGTAAAGCTGATTTTGACAAATATGTTAACATGCATGTTCAATCCAATTTTGTAAAATGTGTTATTGAAGACTGTGACAATAAAATTGCACTTCTACAAGACACAATTTCTCTAAAGGTTATATGTGAGCCAGATAAAACAGAAGAAATTAGGAACATATATACACCAAGAATAGTTTactatgatttaataaaaaacgacaag atAAAAGAATTAAGTTCATTAAATGAAGCAAACGTACTTGATAAAACTTCAGGTCCCTGCATTCAGCAACTTGATGAAGTGTTGAAGGCTAATAAAGTAGAAAGACAGGCTTATCATGGAAAATGCTTTGTTGGAAACCATGTTCACATAAtgcttaag cctCAGCCATTGTTAGATTTGTGCAATTCCATTCCAAAACTAATCTCAACTCTTGGTTTTATTGGCACCGATATTCATTTATTATCTGTTAAAGTGAGCCAGAATTTTAGGCagttatttcattattattcaaaatgtcATAAGCTCATGAACAGCTCGCAATCTTTTCAAGAGAATGATATTCAAGAATTAG acttAGCAATCCGTACGCTTATGGAGTATTATCGGTTGACTTGGCCAAGTGCATCTGTAACTCCAAAGATGCATTTGCTTGAATCCCATGTAATTCAATTTATTCAGAAATGGGGATTAGGCATTGGCGTTTATGGGGAACAAGGCGGCGAAAGTTTACATGCCGAATTTAACAACCTTAATCGTTTGTTTTGGCATATGAAAGGCTGTAGTCGTTTAAAAAGCACGCTGAAAGAACATTATCTCAAACCATCCGAAAGCTAA
- the LOC136080257 gene encoding uncharacterized protein LOC136080257 — protein MPKQQWDPEFGSEIQSRKLLKRSRQCSSSSSEEELQPSKTVMHKSFPLPPCPRLNVPLSPQVFGQRSASTTLPDIVKHAVAEAVRPFFQSVFKQLEELKAEIKEQGQKQAPIGQTMTANLPEALTFPLQEIYDLLEFNRILMEDSEQKSKTINYLARIGGSSLEDSMRKILKRILTAQLSKLYNFTGRKGKLEFGALVGVKDMTNNSFQNVY, from the exons ATGCCTAAACAGCAATG GGATCCTGAATTTGGATCTGAAATACAATCCAGAAAATTGTTGAAGAGGAGTCGTCAGTGTTCCAGCTCAAGTTCAGAAGAAGAACTACAGCCATCAAAAACTGTGATGCATAAATCATTTCCTCTACCACCATGTCCACGTCTAAATGTACCTCTATCTCCTCAAGTGTTTGGTCAACGTTCTGCTTCCACAACTC TTCCTGATATTGTAAAGCATGCCGTGGCTGAGGCTGTTCGACCATTTTTCCAAAGTGTGTTCAAGCAACTGGAGGAGCTGAAAGCTGAAATTAAAGAGCAGGGACAGAAACAAGCTCCCATTGGACAAACAATGACTGCAAATCTTCCAGAGGCTCTGACCTTTCCACTCCAAGAAATATATGATCTTCTGGAATTTAACCGAATTCTTATGGAAGATTCTGAGCAGAAATCAAAAACA ATAAACTATTTGGCTCGCATTGGTGGGAGTAGCCTGGAAGACTCTAtgagaaaaatattgaaaagaattTTGACAGCACAACTGTCGAAGTTATACAACTTTACAGGAAGAAAAGGAAAGCTAGAGTTTGGTGCCCTAGTTGGGGTGAAAGATATG aCAAACAATAGCTTTCAGAATGTATATTAA
- the LOC136080009 gene encoding uncharacterized protein LOC136080009, whose amino-acid sequence MCSLCHGFYSKSYYSRHMNVCGKDSSYSKCAVPVEIFTDKSQEGLTQNFKNEILQVIRDDPIGIIAKSDRTILMIGSLLYEKVRRKLSKKSEVQNSVRNDMRRLSHLYSHFKLRCKTNLLQCSRYVSSTKF is encoded by the coding sequence ATGTGTTCATTGTGTCAtggtttttattcaaaatcttATTACTCTCGTCATATGAATGTATGTGGAAAAGATTCTTCTTATTCAAAATGTGCAGTACCGGTTGAAATCTTTACTGATAAATCACAAGAAGGATTAactcaaaatttcaaaaatgaaattttgcaAGTAATTAGAGATGATCCTATTGGCATTATTGCGAAGAGTGACCGAACAATTTTGATGATTGGGTCACTACTTTACGAGAAAGTGAGAAGAAAacttagcaaaaaaagtgaagtTCAAAATTCTGTTCGAAATGATATGAGACGATTAAGCCATCTATACTCGCATTTTAAACTACGATGTAAAACCAATTTATTGCAATGCAGCCGATATGTTTCTTCGACAAAATTTTAG
- the LOC136080256 gene encoding probable serine/threonine-protein kinase DDB_G0272254 encodes MATFSLKSLSELENKVKDFSTDISLIFCTKIGEGTSASIFKYELKGDPVAVKIFKHSLSKKKTLQVADKLRKLVCPHLVVFRGYSLRPSALIFDFCGVNVGDECVNNVSQMIKIFNENDHYVLNERLDIIKQATLGLKTLHHFGIVHTDFKPSNLLVTGTLNKLCVKLTDFDDLSLIQETIHATLTNKPFLLGMTLAYTAPEICKQEVKSPSFKSDIYSWSMSAYEVLSGYESPWVKIIPILNDSLLIEALSRDKRPNINDLNQFYTFNDETWVFKMICNAWDKNPEVRKDIDKILKTLNKDRRSKQAIKPKQEAKNYPLNERRQLTQKKTRCFQNEKAEKFYQSKSDPENLEKKIINDYKGKLAKKAIYLIYEITI; translated from the exons ATGGCTACATTCTCTTTAAAATCATTGTCAGAActagaaaataaagtaaaagatttttcaacagatatttcactgattttttgtacaaaaatagGTGAAGGGACATCtgcatctatttttaaatatgagcTAAAAGGTGATCCGGTGGCtgtaaaaatctttaaacattctttaTCTAAGAAGAAAACACTACAGGTTGCAGATAAACTACGCAAACTAGTTTGCCCTCACCTCGTAGTGTTTAGAGGATACTCATTGCGACCATCAGCTTTAATATTTGACTTCTGCGGAGTAAATGTTGGAGATGAATGTGTAAACAATGTATcccaaatgataaaaatttttaatgaaaatgatcaTTATGTATTAAACGAGAGATTAGACATTATCAAACAAGCTACCTtaggtttaaaaactttacatcaTTTTGGAATTGTACACACAGACTTTAAACCATCTAATCTTTTGGTCACTGGAACTTTAAACAAACTATGCGTCAAATTAACTGATTTTGATGACCTATCCTTAATACAAGAAACTATTCATGCCACCCTGacaaataaaccttttttattagGAATGACTTTAGCTTATACAGCACCTGAAATCTGCAAACAAGAAGTTAAATCTCCATCTTTTAAGTCAGACATTTATTCCTGGTCAATGTCAGCTTACGAAGTTCTTTCTGGATATGAAAGCCCTTGGGTAAAAATAATACCTATACTCAATGATTCTCTCCTAATAGAAGCTCTGAGTCGAGATAAACGACCTaatataaatgacttaaacCAGTTTTACACATTTAATGATGAAACTTgggtttttaaaatgatttgcaATGCCTGGGACAAAAATCCAGAAGTCAGAAAAGATATTGATAAG attttaaaaacCCTAAATAAAGATAGAAGAAGCAAACAAGCAATAAAACCAAAACAAGAAGCAAAAAACTATCCACTCAACGAACGTAGGCAG ttaaCTCAGAAAAAGACACGCTGCtttcaaaatgaaaaagcaGAAAAGTTTTACCAGAGTAAATCTGACCctgaaaatcttgaaaaaaaaattataaatgattacAAAGGTAAGCTTGCGAAGAAAgctatatatttgatttatgaaataacaatataa